CTATCCCCCCAAGGCAAGACATCGATGCTGCAGGATATTGAGGCGGGACGTAAAACGGAGGTCGAGTCTTTTGCCGGAAAGGTGGTTGATCTGGGCAAGCATTACGGCCTGCCCACACCGGCGAACCAAGTTCTATTGAACATCATCCATGTCTTGGAGCAATTCAGGGCTTGATATAAAGGGTCTCTTCAATCTGTTGCTGCATCTCCTGAATCAGGACCTCCGGGTCCGGGGCCTGGCGGATAGGACGGCCGACAACGATATGATCGGCGCCGTTTAAAAAGGCCGATTTGACATCGACAATCCTTTTTTGATCGTCCGGGCGATTCTCCACCGGTCTGACCCCGGGGACGACGATAAAAAATTTCGCCCCCAACGCTTCTCTGATTTTCGGGGCTTCCAGGCCGGAGGCCACCACACCGTCACAACCCACCTGTAAGGCCCGACGCGCCCGGGAAAGGACCAGTTCTTCCGGGGAACATTGGAATCCCAAATCGTTTAAGTCCCCTTGATCGAGACTGGTCAGGACCGTGACCGCCAGGATTTTCACCTCGCCCTTGGCCTCGGCGGCCGCTTTCAACATGGCGTCGTTGCCGTGGACCGTGGTATAGGTGATGCCCCGTCCATGCAATTGCTTCACGGCCGAGGAGACCGTTTGGGGGACATCAAAAAATTTCAGGTCCAGCATCACTTCCAGGTCCCGTTTGACGATCCAATCTACGATCGAAAATCCGCCGCCTAAAAAAAGTTGCAATCCTACTTTGAAGAATCTAACTTGGCCTTCCAGTTTTTCCACCCAACCCTGGGCCTCGGCGGGGGTGCTGACGTCCAGGGCAAAAATGATGCGTTTGTTAAGAGGTATCGATTTTGTGTTCTCAGCCATGAGGTATCCTTATTCCTAAAGGGTCAAAAATCATGATGGGCACAAGGCTCAGGGCGCAAGGTGCAAGGAGAACCCTCATACCCGAACCTTGAACCTTGTGCCTTGCACCTTATACCTTTCTTTCATCATCCATACCTGCCGGTAATATAATCATTGGTCCGTTCATCCTGGGGTTTGGTGAAGATCCGGCCGGTGGGGCCGAATTCGATCAGGTCCCCCAGGAGCATAAAACCGGTTTCTTCGGAGATCCGGGCGGCCTGCTGCATATTGTGGGTCACGATGACGATGGTAAAATTCTCCTTGAGGGCCAGCATCAGGTTTTCGATCTTTTCCGTGGCCATGGGATCCAGAGCTGAACAGGGTTCGTCCATCAGGATTATGCGGGATTGAAGGGCTATAATGCGGGCAAAACAGAGCCTTTGCTGTTGTTCCAGGGTCAAACCCAAGGCCGATTGTTTAAGCTTGTCTTTCAAGGTTTCCCAGAGGCCGACAGCCGACAGGGCTTTATAGGCGATCTCTTCCCACTTCCATTTTTTCGAAGGAAGCTGGCCATGGATCTTCAGGCCGAAGGTGACATTTTCCAAAATGGAAAGGGGGAAGGGATTGGGCCGCTGGAAGACCATTCCCACTTCTTTACGGAGCTGAATCAAATTGGTCCCCGGGGCATAAATATTCTGTTCCCCGATGAGGACCTGCCCTTCGATGCGAACGCCTTCAATCAGTTCATTCATCCGGTTCAAACAGCGCAGCAAAGTGGATTTACCGCACCCCGAGGGGCCGATCAGGGCGGTAATGGTCTTTTCCTTAAAAAAGGAAGATACGCCTTTCAGGGCATGGAATGAACCATAATACAAATCCAGATTTTGGATGGTGATGGCAGGCAAAACGCTTTCCCCTTAACCGAATCTTCCGGAGACGTAGTCTTCGGTTCGTTTATTCGACGGGTTGGTAAAAATTTTATCCGGGGGGCCGTATTCAATCAATTCCCCCATCAGGAAAAAGGCCACCTTATCCGAAATGCGGGCCACCTGTTTGGTATTGTTGCTGACCAGGATAATCGTGTAATCCTCTTTGAGGGTCCGGAGGGCCTCCTCGATCTTGGCCGTGGAGATCGGGTCAAGGCCCGAGGTCGGCTCATCCAGAAGGATGACCTCGGATTGCATGGCCAGGGTCCGGGCAATGCACAGGCGTTGCTGCTGACCCCCTGAAAGGTTCAGTGCCGATTCAAAGAGGCGGTCTTTAACTTCATCCCAAAGGATGGCGGCCCGGAGGCTGTGCTCGACCCGTTCATTCAGGACACGACGGTCTTTAAGGCCGTGCATCCGGGGGCCGAAGGTCAGGTTCTCATAAATGGAACGGGGCAGGGGGATTGGTTTTGCAAAGACCATGCCCACCCTGGCCCGGAGGTTATTGACATCATAACCGGGCATCAGGATATCGTCCCCATCCAACAGGACCTGACCCCGAATCAGGATGCCGGGGATCAGATCGGTTAACCGATTCAAGATGCGCAATAAGGTGCTTTTTCCACTATTGGAAGGCCCCATGATCCCGGTTATTTTATTTTTCGGGATATCCAGGGAGATGGATTGAAGCGCCGGTTCCTTTCCGTATAAAACCGTCAGGTTCTTTATGGTGATTTTCGGGTCATCAGGGTTTGTCATATTTTATATTCCGAAATCCGCAATCCAAAATCGAAATCAGGAGTACCTTTTCATAAGAAACCGCATAGTTAAGTAGGCACTGATGTTAATGATCAAAATAAGCAGGACCAGGATAGCCGCGGTTCCATAGGCCATAGGCATGGAAATCCCTTCCCGGGCCAAAATATAGAAATGGACGGCCATGGTTCGACCGGATTCAAAGATGGAATTCGGAAACCGCAAGGAAGATCCGGCTGTAAAAATAATTACCGCCGTTTCACCAATGGAGCGGGCGATACTCAAGACAATGCCGGTTACAATCCCGGGAAGGGCCGCCGGCAAAACCACCCGGGTGATGGTCCTCCATTTGCCTACCCCCAGAGAAAAGGCGACTTCCCGATATTCCTGAGGCACGGCCAGGATCGATTCCTCTGAAGTCCGGATAATCGTTGGGAGGAGCATGGTTGAAAGGGTCAGCCCGCCGGAGAGCAAACTCCACCCCCAGCCGAAGGCCATAACAAAGATGGCAAATCCAAAAAGACCGAGAATGATGGAGGGTATGCCGGCCAGGCATTCGGTCCCAAAACGAATGATCCTGGTAACTATTCCTTCACGGGTGTATTCGGTCAGATAAATGGCCGTTCCTAATCCCAGGGGGGTGGCGAAGAACAGGGCGATCCCGATCAGATAGATGGTACTGACGATGGTGGCCAGAATGCCGCCCGAGCGGCCCATGTCAACAGGATTGGTGGAAAGGAAGGCCCAGGAAATCTGGGGGAGCCCATTAATGAATATGAAAAAAATGATAAAAAGCAAAATGCCGATAGTCAGACCGGTCAGGATCCAGAGCAGGGTTTTTACCATTTTTTGAGTTATAATGGGATTAAGGCGCATTATTTTTTCCGCATCAAAAGATTGGCCAGGACGTTAAGGGCCATAATAAAAACAAATAAGACAATACCGGCTGCAAAAAGGGCCGTGCGATGATCGCCGGCCGAATAGCCCATTTCCAGGGCAATAGTGCTGGTCAGCGTTCGGACCGGATCCAGAATGGAGCGGGGTATCTTCAGGGCAT
This Deltaproteobacteria bacterium DNA region includes the following protein-coding sequences:
- the pyrF gene encoding orotidine-5'-phosphate decarboxylase, coding for MAENTKSIPLNKRIIFALDVSTPAEAQGWVEKLEGQVRFFKVGLQLFLGGGFSIVDWIVKRDLEVMLDLKFFDVPQTVSSAVKQLHGRGITYTTVHGNDAMLKAAAEAKGEVKILAVTVLTSLDQGDLNDLGFQCSPEELVLSRARRALQVGCDGVVASGLEAPKIREALGAKFFIVVPGVRPVENRPDDQKRIVDVKSAFLNGADHIVVGRPIRQAPDPEVLIQEMQQQIEETLYIKP
- the pstB gene encoding phosphate ABC transporter ATP-binding protein, which codes for MTNPDDPKITIKNLTVLYGKEPALQSISLDIPKNKITGIMGPSNSGKSTLLRILNRLTDLIPGILIRGQVLLDGDDILMPGYDVNNLRARVGMVFAKPIPLPRSIYENLTFGPRMHGLKDRRVLNERVEHSLRAAILWDEVKDRLFESALNLSGGQQQRLCIARTLAMQSEVILLDEPTSGLDPISTAKIEEALRTLKEDYTIILVSNNTKQVARISDKVAFFLMGELIEYGPPDKIFTNPSNKRTEDYVSGRFG
- the pstA gene encoding phosphate ABC transporter permease PstA gives rise to the protein MMRLNPIITQKMVKTLLWILTGLTIGILLFIIFFIFINGLPQISWAFLSTNPVDMGRSGGILATIVSTIYLIGIALFFATPLGLGTAIYLTEYTREGIVTRIIRFGTECLAGIPSIILGLFGFAIFVMAFGWGWSLLSGGLTLSTMLLPTIIRTSEESILAVPQEYREVAFSLGVGKWRTITRVVLPAALPGIVTGIVLSIARSIGETAVIIFTAGSSLRFPNSIFESGRTMAVHFYILAREGISMPMAYGTAAILVLLILIINISAYLTMRFLMKRYS
- the pstB gene encoding phosphate ABC transporter ATP-binding protein, with product MPAITIQNLDLYYGSFHALKGVSSFFKEKTITALIGPSGCGKSTLLRCLNRMNELIEGVRIEGQVLIGEQNIYAPGTNLIQLRKEVGMVFQRPNPFPLSILENVTFGLKIHGQLPSKKWKWEEIAYKALSAVGLWETLKDKLKQSALGLTLEQQQRLCFARIIALQSRIILMDEPCSALDPMATEKIENLMLALKENFTIVIVTHNMQQAARISEETGFMLLGDLIEFGPTGRIFTKPQDERTNDYITGRYG